The following are encoded together in the Brassica napus cultivar Da-Ae chromosome A9, Da-Ae, whole genome shotgun sequence genome:
- the LOC106366494 gene encoding G-patch domain-containing protein 1-like: protein MAAPEAPVKYVGILKESAAFRLMKSMGWEEGEGLGKDKQGIKGYVRVKNKQDTTGVGVDKPNPWAFDTTQFDNILKKLKVQAAPSKKDDASDKEAESEDEAAKSEPAVSNVAKVTRPQGRYKRREKGKLVNSYSSKDLEGILVKRTEEPSPAVCDIADAMEIEIISEDQHPDVKEHKIEEPSSDWWGFKSGFVSGGLLGAKPGKKKSSKSNERKMFCEDDQENLYNMVQDKATAGKQGLGIKDRPKKIAGVRYQGKKTSFDNSDDDDNDDEEEEEESEEDDDKDSVIENSLPAKRKREESEEEDDNKDSVIENSLPAKRKRDEIIEPKIKLKNLCKQILKKVADSSGSMKLKQLKSMIDEQAPSILSEFSSRKDAIAYLKLKLERSEKFIVEGKKISLVSKRK from the exons ATGGCGGCGCCGGAAGCTCCAGTCAAGTACGTCGGAATCCTAAAGGAATCCGCCGCTTTCCGCCTAATGAAATCAATG GGATgggaagaaggagaaggactAGGTAAAGATAAGCAAGGGATCAAAGGCTATGTCCGAGTCAAGAACAAGCAAGACACAACTG GTGTTGGTGTTGATAAGCCGAATCCATGGGCATTCGATACTACTCAGTTCGATAACATTCTCAAGAAGTTGAAAGTG CAAGCAGCTCCTAGCAAGAAAGACGATG CTTCGGACAAGGAAGCCGAAAGTGAAGATGAAGCTGCAAAATCTGAGCCTGCCGTGTCCAATGTTGCTAAAGTTACTCGTCCACAAGGAAG GTATAAACGTAGAGAGAAGGGGAAGCTTGTCAATTCTTACTCTTCTAAAGATCTTGAAGGAATACTT GTTAAGCGAACTGAGGAGCCTTCTCCTGCGGTTTGTGACATAGCCGATGCTATGGAGATTGAAATTATATCCGAGGACCAACATCCTGATGTTAAAG AACACAAAATCGAAGAGCCTTCTTCTGACTGGTGGGGATTTAAATCCGGGTTTGTCTCGGGTGGTCTTCTTGGAGCTAAGCCTGGCAAAAAGAAATCATCCAAGTCTAACGAGAGAAAAATGTTTTGTGAGGACGATCAAGAGAATCTTTACAACATGGTTCAG GATAAAGCCACAGCTGGAAAACAAGGACTGGGTATCAAGGACCGTCCAAAGAAGATAGCTGGTGTTCGTTACCAAGGGAAGAAAACATCTTTTGATaacagtgatgatgatgataatgatgatgaagaggaagaagaagagagtgaagaGGATGATGACAAGGACTCTGTTATCGAAAATTCTCTCCCAGCAAAAAGGAAGCGAGaagagagtgaagaagaagatgacaacAAGGACTCTGTTATTGAAAACTCTCTCCCAGCAAAAAGGAAGCGTGATGAAATTATTGAGCCCAAAATCAAGTTGAAGAACCTATGCAAGCAGATTCTTAAAAAG GTCGCTGATAGTAGCGGATCAATGAAGCTGAAACAGCTTAAATCTATGATTGATGAACAAGCACCATCAATTCTCTCAGAGTTCTCTTCAAGGAAAGATGCTATTGCTTACTTGAAACTTAAG CTGGAGCGAAGTGAGAAGTTTATTGTGGAGGGAAAGAAAATCAGTCTCGTATCAAAAAGGAAGTGA